The Euphorbia lathyris chromosome 3, ddEupLath1.1, whole genome shotgun sequence genome contains a region encoding:
- the LOC136222632 gene encoding glycerophosphodiester phosphodiesterase GDPD1, chloroplastic-like, translating to MALKAVHVSDVPNLDQVPENASLSLCSNRFSSGVLELNRVPFKFPKFQVIGHRGNGMNMLSSSDSRMKAIKENSIMSFNLAANYPVDFIEFDVQVTRDGRPIIFHDDLILSEDNGTIYEKRVTELSLSEFLCYGPQKEEEGKKGKCLLRKTYDGKILKWNVEQDDCVCTLKDAFEKVEASLGFNIELKFDDHIVYQQDHLIHVIQCVLEVVVEYAQERPIIFSSFHPDAALLMRKLQSTYPVFFLTNGGGEIYYDVRRNSLEEALKVCTEGGLNGIVSEVKGIFRNPGAVSRIKEAKLSLLTYGKLNNVVEAVYMQHLMGIDGVIVDLVKEITEAVSDINIIKSNPHFSDKELSFLFKLIPQLIQA from the exons atgGCCCTTAAAGCTGTTCATGTATCAGATGTTCCAAATCTTGATCAGGTCCCTGAAAATGCATCTCTTTCTCTCTGCTCCAACCGCTTCTCCTCAG GGGTATTGGAATTAAACAGGGTCCCGTTTAAGTTCCCTAAGTTTCAGGTAATTGGGCATAGGGGAAATGGAATGAACATGTTGAGTTCCTCTGATTCAAGGATGAAGGCTATTAAGGAGAATTCTATAATGTCCTTCAATTTAGCCGCTAATTACCCCGTTGATTTCATCGAATTTGACGTTCAG GTAACAAGAGATGGAAGGCCCATCATTTTTCATGACGACTTGATCCTCTCTGAGGATAAT GGGACCATTTATGAGAAGAGAGTGACAGAGCTAAGTTTATCAGAGTTCCTATGCTATGGgccacaaaaagaagaagaagggaagaagGGTAAATGTCTGCTAAGGAAAACATACGATGGGAAAATATTGAAATGGAATGTTGAGCAAGATGATTGTGTGTGCACTTTGAAAGATGCATTTGAGAAAGTAGAGGCTTCATTGGGTTTCAATATTGAATTAAAATTTGATGATCATATTGTGTACCAGCAAGATCATCTCATCCATGTTATTCAATGCGTCCTTGAGGTGGTGGTTGAATATGCTCAAGAGAGGCCTATTATATTTTCATCCTTCCACCCGGATGCTGCATTGCTCATGAGGAAATTGCAGAGTACCTATCCT GTATTCTTTCTGACAAATGGAGGAGGTGAGATTTATTATGATGTGAGAAGGAATTCGTTGGAAGAAGCTTTGAAAGTGTGCACAGAGGGTGGTTTAAATGGGATAGTATCAGAGGTGAAAGGGATATTTAGAAATCCTGGAGCAGTTTCCAGAATCAAAGAAGCCAAGCTCTCACTTCTAACATATGGGAAACTCAATAATGTTGTTGAAGCAGTTTACATGCAACATTTGATGGGCATAGATGGGGTCATAGTTGATTTGGTGAAGGAGATTACAGAGGCCGTCTCAGATATCAATATCATCAAATCAAATCCTCATTTTTCAGACAAGGagctttcttttctttttaagcTAATTCCACAATTGATACAGGCTTAA
- the LOC136222633 gene encoding uncharacterized protein: protein MPDRCLRQLGYIQIVPMPAFRGTKVVRPWNSSRYRLEHPVVVADDSWGFFPAASTLMLMIYTLAQIPSACDETYMEWYTRYSHPHIMPDMDAHPPTVLTRSNSELWVNRWATMCTGMLAALRCVDEETSEVWAEEVDKLMHDWHLAK, encoded by the exons ATGCCTGATAGATGTCTCCGTCAGTTGGGGTATATCCAGATTGTACCCATGCCAGCTTTCAGGGGCACGAAGGTTGTACGTCCTTGGAATAGCAGCCGGTATCGGTTAGAGCATCCAGTTGTGGTTGCTGACGATAGTTGGGGATTTTTCCCAGCAGCATCTACGCtcatgttgatgatatacactCTTGCTCAGATTCCATCAGCATGTGATGAGACGTACATGGAGTGGTACACTAGATATTCACATCCACACATCATGCCCGACATGGATGCACACCCACCGACGGTTCTCACTCGTTCAAACAGCGAGCTT tgggttaatCGGTGGGCTACTATGTGCACTGGCATGTTAGCAGCTCTTCGATGCGTAGATGAAGAGACGTCAGAGGTGTGGGCGGAGGAAGTGGATAAGCTTATGCATGATTGGCATTTGGCCAAATGA